In the genome of Roseiconus lacunae, the window AAACCGCCGCGATCATTTCTGCCGACAATCCGATGACGCGGCGCGGGTTATACAACTTGGATTCGACACGGAAAGGATTCGGCTATGGAGTCGACGGAGCGATGACACGTTACGTGCGTGTGCCCTCGAGGATTTTGCATCGTGTCCCCGAGAATGTACCGTTCGAGCAAGCTTGTTTGACCGAACCGTGTTGTGTTGCCTACAACGCCGTCGTCAAGAATGCTCGGATCGAGCCCGGTGATCGCGTCATGGTTCTGGGGCCTGGAACGATCGGGATCCTTTGTGCCGCGATCGCTCGGCTGTGTGGTGCCGAAGTCGCCTTGGTGGGACTGCCCCAAGATGCGAACCGATTGAAAATTGCCAGCGAAGCGTATGGTTGTGAAACGATCGTTGGGGACGCAAGCGACTGGGCTAGGCAACGCGATGGCCTAGGTTGTGACGGTGTGATTGATGCCGCCGGTGCCAGTGCAACGCTCAAGATCGCAATCGACTTGGTCCGGCCGGCCGGTTGGATCAGTAAGGTCGGTTGGGGGCCGCAGCCTTTGGGATTTAATCTGGATCCGCTTGTTCAGAAGAACGTCACACTGCAGGGCAGCTTTAGCCACAATTGGCCAATCTGGGAACGCGTGCTGGCATTGCTCAGCAGCGGTACACTGGACGTCCGGCCGATCATCGGCGGTGTCTGGGCCATCGATCAATGGCATGATGCGTTCGAACAGATGCACTCCGGCGCCGTCGTCAAAAGCGTATTGAAGCCAGTCTAAGACTGAAGCTCGACCAAAGCGTTGGGTACGCCAACCACCAACGTCGAATACCCGATTGTTGAAAGGCAACGTCGGCAAAGACATCGAACGCATAT includes:
- a CDS encoding zinc-binding dehydrogenase, with the translated sequence MKSPAVVNYAPEKGSVEVRDVETPEFGAHDVLLEVANVGVCGSDLHQWTADHSWPVNYPVILGHEFGGTIVSVGREVVGWDEGQRVVSETAAIISADNPMTRRGLYNLDSTRKGFGYGVDGAMTRYVRVPSRILHRVPENVPFEQACLTEPCCVAYNAVVKNARIEPGDRVMVLGPGTIGILCAAIARLCGAEVALVGLPQDANRLKIASEAYGCETIVGDASDWARQRDGLGCDGVIDAAGASATLKIAIDLVRPAGWISKVGWGPQPLGFNLDPLVQKNVTLQGSFSHNWPIWERVLALLSSGTLDVRPIIGGVWAIDQWHDAFEQMHSGAVVKSVLKPV